One Pirellulales bacterium genomic region harbors:
- a CDS encoding PA14 domain-containing protein, giving the protein MRRRPHARNLRKAFQAQIEQLESRWAYNVAPLTPPINEPTLGRLVNPQDLHMEAGPFSDPDVGDTHTQTQWEVRLLSTNELVWSSTAAAPQVELVHTHIGDGTFQGTHAGRTSFLPDTNYKLRARFRDSSGDVATQYSGFAERNFTTGPLTGTFALEVADVLNFPAPTWSFNSGGTSVILPGGVTPPHMYLETANGTLVDVSGTGGGSNNVVNNSTLGSGKPLKVRFTSGSNPLSLAESNYEFVDDDGKNRIIYLPAISLAANQTAVYWVSLNGSTYVGAVGETDPNFALLARGSAVPWTAPNGYRVEVVSTGYQLPIDVAFVPNPGPNPTDPYYYVAELYGNIKVVLRNGTVLPYASNLLNFNPTGNFPGSGEQGLASIVVDPASGDVFASLVYSSVNGVENVPHYPRIVRFSSNNGGVSATSQTVILNMVGESQGQSHQISSLNIGPDGKLYLNNGDGFDASTALNLESYRGKILRMNLNGTPATDNPFYNGGTITSRDYVYSYGVRNPFGGAFRASDGKLYFVENGPSVDRFAQANAGVSYGWNGSDASMTINAKYNWSPATAPVNITFVQPSTFSGSAFPAGKQDRAFVTLSGGTWATGPGGKNIVEFALDASGNVIGGAPTNFVSYNGGGKATAAGLTSGPDGLYFTDLYKDENYVSPIDAGANVLRIKYVGAAEFTADNRTGNSPLTVQFTNTSDVPGASSYFWEFGDGTTSTLQNPSKTYTVDGNYNVRLTVTGTNGPVSTTKPNYIRVGNIAVPGLTGTYYNNINFTGTTVERIDNTVNFNWGNGQPDPLIGADTFSVRWTGQIEPQFSQNYTFYTTSDDGVRLYVNNQLIINNWTDHGPTEDIGTITLVAGQRYDIQMDFYENGGGAVATLSWSSPSQPKQIIPNNRLFSFGTTPAAPTGLDATVGGPTTVNLVWNDLANNETGYQIERSLDGSNFTTLTTVGMNVTSYSNTGLTAGTTYFYRVRSVNTYGNSTPSNVDSATPNYTQPAAPTSLLAAAAGATTVNLTWVDNANNEDNYAVERSLDGVNFSVIATIPANSINYSDTGRTPGTTYFYQVRAFNPGFSSNYSNISSATPNFTLPAAPSSLSAVSSGPTSINLTWLDNATDEQGFLVERSTDNVNFTQIANLASNTVAYSSTGLTTGVTYYYRVLAYNQAGNSAFSNTASAVPQTAPLVAPSSLVATAIGYDRIRLTWVDNSNNEQRFNIERSANGVNFTLVGFVSANTTSFIDQALNAGSAYTYRVRAQSTGGNSAYSNTSTATPGNNASAVLVLRLDERTGNPADTSGNGNTATLQGGATWDAGVVGPGAIYLPGTSARVQVANNASLNPTSGLGIAAWIRPTSWNGSTRIVQKGSTDNQYRLFQDGGDLRFEVSGVGSVAAPLPALGQWSHVAGSWNGTSLQLYINGVLAATQVAAGTMATSTDILTVGYKGGTATAADAFTGIIDDVRVYNRGITITDARALATVRTSDMIKINFQPAASPTYSDYFVDSGAVFGNRGNGYDYGWNLNTAAATADRNSAASPDQRYDTLIQTQAAGNSNASWRISVPNGYFQVRVVAGDPTASTGTMHYLAEGTSVLNGALNASVKWQEGTVVVHVLDELLDITNGGSASTNKLSFVELNPVPRVDIIDISPDPRNSAVAQAMIVFSEPVTGFDISDISLTRNAGSNLITDAQRLSTSDGRTWFITLGSISGAVGTYNLSVSTTGGITDAAGAPLVVGASDTWVVQPLGGGLSGGDVIALGGPDDTATQIAGVALQSSASAGSSTNFAAATLPPQYGPFRERVREAIGRVLSREEIKSAISEFRSAIEELVKNRKGPRGGTLADFFSKLGKNPG; this is encoded by the coding sequence ATGCGCCGTCGCCCCCATGCACGTAACCTTCGCAAAGCATTTCAAGCGCAGATTGAGCAACTCGAGTCGCGCTGGGCGTATAATGTCGCACCTTTAACTCCACCGATCAATGAACCGACCCTGGGTCGCTTGGTAAATCCGCAAGATTTGCACATGGAGGCCGGTCCATTTAGCGACCCCGATGTGGGTGACACGCATACCCAGACCCAATGGGAAGTGCGGCTGTTATCCACCAATGAGTTGGTGTGGAGTTCGACGGCGGCCGCCCCGCAAGTGGAATTGGTGCATACGCACATTGGCGACGGGACGTTTCAGGGGACGCATGCGGGCCGGACCTCGTTTTTACCCGATACGAATTATAAATTGCGGGCCCGTTTTCGGGATTCCAGCGGGGATGTTGCCACGCAATATAGTGGGTTTGCTGAGCGGAACTTTACCACGGGTCCGTTGACGGGGACTTTTGCTTTAGAAGTGGCGGACGTGCTGAATTTTCCCGCCCCGACCTGGAGTTTTAATAGTGGCGGAACTAGTGTGATCCTGCCGGGGGGCGTTACCCCTCCCCACATGTATCTCGAAACAGCCAATGGCACGCTGGTGGATGTATCCGGGACGGGGGGAGGCAGCAACAATGTGGTAAATAACAGCACCCTGGGAAGCGGCAAACCCCTGAAGGTTCGCTTTACATCGGGGAGTAATCCCCTTTCCCTGGCGGAGTCCAACTACGAATTCGTCGATGATGACGGTAAAAACCGGATCATTTATTTGCCGGCGATTTCATTGGCGGCGAATCAGACCGCCGTCTACTGGGTGTCGCTCAACGGCAGCACCTATGTGGGGGCCGTGGGAGAGACCGACCCCAACTTTGCCCTGTTAGCCCGCGGTTCGGCGGTACCCTGGACCGCGCCTAATGGCTACCGGGTGGAAGTCGTCTCCACGGGATATCAACTGCCAATTGATGTGGCCTTTGTACCGAATCCCGGTCCCAATCCCACCGATCCGTACTATTACGTGGCAGAGCTTTACGGCAACATCAAGGTGGTGCTGCGCAACGGCACGGTCTTGCCGTATGCCTCGAACTTATTGAATTTCAATCCCACGGGTAATTTTCCCGGCTCGGGCGAGCAAGGTTTGGCCAGCATTGTGGTTGATCCCGCCAGCGGGGACGTCTTTGCCAGTTTGGTGTATAGCTCTGTCAACGGAGTTGAAAACGTTCCTCATTACCCGCGCATTGTGCGGTTTAGCAGCAATAATGGCGGCGTCTCGGCCACTTCACAGACCGTTATTTTAAACATGGTGGGGGAAAGCCAGGGACAATCTCACCAGATCAGCAGCTTAAATATCGGCCCGGATGGCAAACTTTATTTGAATAACGGCGATGGTTTTGACGCTTCCACCGCTCTCAATCTGGAATCATATCGCGGCAAGATTCTGCGGATGAACCTGAATGGGACTCCCGCCACGGATAATCCGTTTTATAACGGTGGAACCATCACCTCCCGCGATTATGTCTATTCCTATGGCGTGCGCAATCCGTTTGGCGGCGCCTTTCGCGCGTCGGACGGCAAACTGTACTTTGTGGAAAACGGACCCAGCGTGGACCGCTTTGCCCAGGCCAACGCGGGTGTCAGTTATGGCTGGAACGGCAGCGATGCCAGCATGACCATCAATGCCAAGTACAATTGGAGCCCCGCCACCGCGCCCGTCAACATCACCTTTGTGCAGCCCAGCACGTTTAGCGGCAGCGCTTTTCCCGCGGGAAAACAGGACCGCGCGTTTGTCACGCTGTCCGGCGGCACCTGGGCGACCGGTCCCGGGGGCAAGAACATCGTGGAATTCGCATTGGATGCCAGCGGCAACGTGATAGGAGGCGCGCCGACCAACTTTGTCAGTTATAACGGCGGCGGCAAAGCCACGGCCGCCGGTCTAACCAGCGGACCAGACGGTTTGTACTTTACGGATTTGTACAAGGACGAAAACTACGTTTCGCCCATCGACGCGGGCGCAAATGTCTTGCGGATCAAGTATGTCGGTGCCGCGGAATTCACCGCCGATAACCGTACGGGCAACTCCCCTTTGACCGTGCAGTTTACCAACACGAGCGATGTTCCCGGCGCGTCCTCGTACTTTTGGGAATTTGGCGACGGCACGACCAGCACCTTGCAAAATCCGTCCAAGACTTACACCGTCGACGGCAACTACAACGTGCGCCTAACCGTGACGGGAACCAACGGACCGGTCAGCACGACCAAGCCAAATTACATTCGCGTGGGTAATATCGCCGTCCCGGGTCTGACGGGCACATATTATAACAATATCAACTTTACCGGCACGACCGTGGAGCGGATTGATAACACGGTGAACTTTAACTGGGGGAATGGTCAGCCTGATCCCTTGATTGGCGCGGATACTTTTTCAGTGCGTTGGACGGGCCAGATCGAGCCTCAATTCAGCCAGAACTATACATTTTACACCACCTCCGATGACGGCGTCCGTTTGTACGTCAATAACCAGTTAATCATCAACAACTGGACGGATCATGGCCCCACCGAGGATATCGGCACGATTACCTTGGTGGCGGGGCAACGGTACGACATTCAAATGGACTTTTATGAAAATGGGGGGGGAGCGGTGGCCACCCTGTCCTGGTCCAGCCCCTCGCAGCCAAAGCAAATCATTCCCAACAATCGGCTCTTCTCTTTTGGCACGACGCCCGCCGCCCCCACGGGATTGGACGCCACCGTGGGTGGCCCCACGACGGTGAACCTGGTCTGGAATGACCTGGCCAATAATGAGACCGGTTATCAAATCGAACGTTCGCTCGATGGCAGCAACTTTACCACGCTGACCACCGTCGGCATGAACGTCACCTCCTATAGCAACACCGGGCTGACCGCCGGAACCACGTATTTTTATCGGGTGCGGTCGGTAAATACCTATGGCAATTCCACGCCGTCAAATGTGGATTCCGCCACGCCCAACTATACCCAACCGGCGGCACCCACATCGTTGTTAGCGGCGGCCGCCGGGGCGACCACGGTCAATCTGACCTGGGTGGATAACGCCAACAACGAGGATAACTACGCGGTTGAACGCTCGCTGGACGGTGTAAATTTTTCCGTGATTGCCACCATCCCCGCGAACAGCATCAACTATTCCGATACGGGCCGCACTCCGGGAACCACGTATTTTTATCAGGTGCGGGCGTTTAATCCCGGTTTTTCATCCAACTATTCAAATATTTCGAGCGCCACGCCCAACTTTACCCTTCCCGCCGCGCCCAGTTCGCTATCGGCGGTTTCATCCGGTCCGACCAGCATCAATCTGACGTGGTTGGATAACGCCACCGATGAACAAGGCTTTTTGGTCGAACGTTCCACGGATAATGTGAATTTCACCCAAATCGCCAACTTGGCCAGCAACACCGTGGCCTACAGCAGCACCGGCCTGACGACCGGGGTCACATATTACTACCGGGTCCTGGCTTATAACCAGGCGGGAAATTCCGCCTTTAGCAATACCGCGAGCGCCGTCCCCCAAACAGCCCCCCTCGTGGCTCCGTCGTCGCTGGTGGCCACCGCCATCGGTTATGACCGGATTCGCCTGACGTGGGTGGATAACTCTAATAATGAACAGCGTTTCAACATTGAACGCTCGGCTAACGGGGTCAACTTTACGCTGGTGGGATTTGTGTCGGCAAACACAACCAGCTTTATTGACCAGGCGCTGAACGCGGGGTCCGCCTACACCTATCGCGTGCGCGCCCAATCGACGGGCGGAAATTCCGCCTACTCAAACACCAGCACAGCCACCCCGGGCAATAACGCGTCGGCCGTGTTGGTGCTGCGGTTGGATGAACGGACCGGCAATCCGGCCGATACGTCGGGCAATGGCAACACCGCCACCCTGCAGGGAGGAGCCACCTGGGACGCCGGTGTGGTGGGACCGGGGGCGATTTACTTGCCCGGAACATCCGCCCGCGTGCAAGTCGCCAATAACGCGTCGCTTAACCCCACCAGCGGGTTAGGTATTGCCGCATGGATTCGACCGACAAGCTGGAATGGCAGCACCCGCATCGTGCAAAAAGGCTCCACGGATAACCAATATCGGTTGTTCCAGGATGGCGGTGACCTCCGATTTGAAGTGAGCGGCGTCGGCTCGGTGGCGGCGCCGTTGCCTGCCTTGGGTCAATGGAGTCATGTGGCCGGCAGTTGGAATGGCACTTCGCTCCAGTTGTATATCAATGGCGTGTTGGCGGCCACTCAGGTAGCCGCGGGGACGATGGCGACCTCGACGGATATTTTGACCGTCGGATACAAAGGGGGCACCGCGACCGCCGCTGATGCGTTTACGGGCATCATTGATGATGTGCGGGTTTATAACCGCGGTATCACAATCACCGATGCCCGCGCGTTGGCCACGGTGCGCACCTCCGACATGATTAAGATTAATTTTCAACCCGCGGCTTCGCCGACCTATTCTGACTATTTCGTGGATAGCGGAGCGGTCTTTGGAAATCGCGGAAATGGTTATGACTATGGCTGGAACTTGAATACCGCCGCCGCGACAGCCGACCGCAATTCGGCCGCATCCCCCGACCAACGGTATGACACGCTCATTCAAACCCAGGCCGCCGGAAATTCCAACGCCAGTTGGCGGATTTCCGTCCCTAACGGGTACTTTCAGGTGCGCGTGGTCGCGGGGGATCCCACCGCTTCCACTGGCACCATGCATTACTTGGCGGAGGGGACTTCCGTGCTAAATGGCGCTTTGAACGCCAGCGTCAAATGGCAAGAGGGAACCGTCGTCGTCCATGTGCTGGACGAGCTACTCGATATCACCAACGGCGGCAGCGCCAGCACCAACAAACTGAGCTTTGTCGAGCTCAATCCCGTTCCCCGCGTGGACATTATTGACATCTCCCCCGACCCGCGTAATTCCGCCGTGGCCCAGGCGATGATTGTCTTTAGCGAACCGGTCACCGGATTTGACATTTCCGACATTAGCTTGACCCGTAACGCCGGCTCCAACCTCATCACCGACGCCCAGCGCCTGAGCACCAGCGATGGCAGAACCTGGTTCATTACCCTAGGCTCTATAAGCGGGGCGGTCGGAACGTACAATCTGTCGGTCAGCACGACCGGGGGCATTACCGATGCTGCGGGCGCACCACTGGTCGTCGGCGCCAGCGATACCTGGGTGGTCCAACCGCTGGGTGGCGGATTATCCGGGGGAGACGTGATCGCGCTCGGGGGGCCTGATGATACCGCTACTCAGATCGCGGGGGTGGCGCTGCAGTCCTCCGCTAGCGCTGGCTCTAGCACGAACTTTGCCGCCGCGACCCTACCGCCGCAATACGGTCCCTTCCGCGAACGCGTTCGCGAGGCTATCGGTCGGGTCCTCTCCCGCGAAGAGATCAAGAGCGCGATCAGCGAATTCCGCTCCGCGATTGAAGAACTCGTGAAAAACCGCAAAGGCCCGCGGGGTGGAACCTTGGCGGATTTCTTTAGCAAACTGGGGAAAAACCCTGGTTAG
- a CDS encoding site-2 protease family protein: MHSPPPAPQPSSPTASQSLANTPAGTELTLEELLGTPGNSAKLPQPRRRVSFQSAGRSAEINRRPVLALVLFFLTCATTYLAGVSNWSQAMIGAYPSLWNMAVDPPRVKVGLEYMSAMMAILLAHEMGHFLMTVRHQIMATYPIFIPFPSLFTGTMGAVISMDNSRANRKQLFDIGIAGPLAGLAVILPVLYYGITTAHVRNYLAVGNQGFAGHPWLYELLVDWLRPEVLPHQELVPNPWLMAGWIGCLITGLNMFPLSQLDGGHVVYCLFGKFGNQIARLTLIFCMAMIILTNNYLWTVMILIVTAVLGVNHPPTTDDTVPLGWFRVVLGVLSLSIPIFCFIPRPFAI, translated from the coding sequence ATGCACTCTCCCCCTCCTGCGCCGCAACCCTCCTCCCCGACCGCCAGTCAATCACTGGCAAATACCCCCGCTGGCACGGAGTTGACCCTGGAAGAACTGTTGGGCACGCCCGGCAACAGCGCAAAACTGCCCCAACCACGCCGGCGGGTCTCTTTTCAATCCGCGGGGCGCTCGGCGGAAATCAATCGCCGTCCCGTCCTGGCCCTGGTGTTGTTTTTCTTAACCTGCGCCACCACGTATTTAGCGGGTGTGTCAAATTGGTCCCAGGCCATGATCGGCGCTTATCCCAGTTTATGGAACATGGCCGTCGATCCCCCCCGGGTAAAGGTGGGCCTGGAATACATGAGCGCGATGATGGCCATTTTACTCGCCCACGAGATGGGGCATTTTTTAATGACCGTACGCCACCAGATCATGGCGACGTATCCCATTTTCATTCCGTTTCCATCGTTATTTACGGGGACGATGGGGGCGGTCATTTCCATGGATAACAGCCGGGCCAACCGTAAGCAATTATTTGATATCGGCATCGCGGGCCCGCTGGCTGGTTTGGCCGTGATTCTGCCGGTGTTGTATTACGGTATCACCACCGCCCATGTGCGCAACTATTTAGCCGTGGGAAATCAGGGATTTGCCGGACATCCCTGGCTGTACGAGCTTTTGGTGGATTGGCTACGGCCCGAGGTGCTCCCTCATCAAGAGTTGGTTCCCAATCCCTGGCTAATGGCGGGTTGGATTGGCTGCCTGATTACGGGCTTAAACATGTTTCCGCTGAGCCAACTCGACGGAGGCCATGTCGTGTATTGCCTGTTTGGCAAATTTGGCAATCAAATCGCGCGCTTGACGTTGATTTTTTGTATGGCGATGATCATTTTAACCAATAACTATCTCTGGACCGTGATGATTCTCATCGTCACGGCAGTTTTGGGGGTCAATCACCCCCCCACCACGGATGATACCGTCCCCTTGGGCTGGTTTCGCGTGGTCCTCGGAGTGCTTTCCCTGTCGATACCCATCTTTTGCTTTATACCGCGGCCGTTTGCAATTTAG
- a CDS encoding HDOD domain-containing protein yields the protein MHSTGTTLDYILERCQRLYSPPTVAARVLELTNSPSLDLRELRACIERDPALTAKLLRVVNSSLFGLSRQVADLGQALSHLGSGPLKMLVLGFSLSERLFAEINGEILGRYWRRTLIKALAARELARCQRRASSDEAFVAAILGDLGWLVLIQEYGQAYCRFLDLTLAQASQLAGLEFAALGFDHYTLGGALLRQWQLPEKLAKIVAAGTAEERIAALPPAQRELANILRLADQLAWALAEDRQDLWPGTISLAVREQRLGTVEFRQVVKTVQDQIDQLASALQLTLPPPAEYAALSQQALERLATLTSEEISRELRGKQLRALSDDELRAAEQTLVEVAARRQTANLEQPLAPPSPDHETTVEQSVLLPLIQSSLARCRMSRQPMSLLLCQFETRRGQGEHGAPCDDSDLRQLVWNAFGGLGCPPSAVLQLHESRFAILLPDCDRFTAARLAGELRQRLCLQPAPEDSLLLPAMHSLSLGLATASEIPRNLPSRELLTAAERCLQGSVLSGGNALKSIEV from the coding sequence ATGCACAGCACTGGCACAACGCTCGATTACATCCTGGAACGTTGCCAACGCCTATATTCCCCGCCGACCGTGGCGGCGAGGGTGTTGGAGTTGACCAACTCCCCCAGTTTGGATTTGAGGGAATTGCGCGCTTGCATCGAGCGGGATCCCGCCCTGACCGCCAAGCTATTGCGGGTGGTCAATAGTTCGCTCTTTGGACTTAGTCGGCAAGTAGCCGACCTGGGGCAGGCCCTGTCCCATCTGGGTAGCGGACCGTTAAAAATGCTGGTGCTTGGCTTTAGCCTGTCCGAGCGGTTGTTTGCCGAAATTAACGGCGAGATCCTGGGGCGTTATTGGCGGCGAACATTGATCAAGGCGTTGGCCGCGAGAGAACTTGCCCGCTGCCAACGGCGCGCCTCATCCGACGAAGCGTTTGTCGCGGCCATTCTTGGGGACTTGGGCTGGCTGGTATTGATTCAGGAATATGGCCAAGCCTATTGCAGGTTTTTGGATTTGACCCTTGCCCAGGCGTCGCAGCTGGCTGGCTTAGAGTTTGCCGCGCTCGGTTTTGACCATTACACCCTGGGAGGGGCCTTGCTGCGGCAATGGCAATTACCAGAAAAATTGGCAAAAATCGTGGCCGCGGGGACGGCCGAAGAGCGAATCGCCGCGCTCCCCCCCGCACAGCGCGAGTTAGCAAATATCTTACGCTTGGCGGATCAACTGGCCTGGGCCTTGGCGGAAGATCGGCAAGATTTGTGGCCCGGGACGATTTCACTGGCGGTGCGGGAGCAACGCCTGGGAACGGTGGAATTTCGCCAAGTTGTAAAGACAGTTCAGGACCAAATTGATCAACTGGCCTCGGCCCTCCAACTGACGCTTCCCCCGCCGGCGGAATACGCGGCGTTGTCCCAACAAGCATTGGAGCGATTGGCAACGCTTACTTCCGAGGAAATCTCGCGGGAGTTGCGCGGCAAGCAGTTACGCGCCTTATCCGATGACGAGTTGCGCGCGGCGGAACAAACACTAGTTGAAGTGGCGGCTCGGCGGCAAACGGCAAATCTTGAACAACCGCTTGCCCCGCCATCCCCGGATCATGAAACAACCGTCGAGCAGTCGGTGCTGCTCCCGCTAATTCAATCTTCCCTGGCCCGTTGTCGAATGTCGCGCCAGCCCATGAGTTTGCTGTTGTGCCAGTTTGAAACCCGTCGTGGGCAGGGGGAGCATGGGGCACCGTGTGACGACTCTGATCTGCGTCAACTGGTCTGGAATGCCTTTGGCGGGCTAGGATGTCCACCCAGCGCGGTCCTGCAATTACACGAATCGAGATTTGCGATACTATTGCCTGACTGCGACCGCTTTACCGCGGCGCGGCTGGCGGGAGAATTACGGCAACGCTTGTGCCTCCAGCCAGCCCCGGAGGACTCATTACTCTTGCCAGCGATGCATAGTCTGAGCCTGGGTCTTGCCACGGCCAGCGAAATTCCGCGTAACTTGCCCTCCCGCGAACTGTTAACCGCCGCCGAGCGTTGTTTGCAGGGGAGTGTGCTTTCGGGCGGAAATGCGCTCAAAAGCATCGAGGTTTAA
- a CDS encoding sigma-54 dependent transcriptional regulator — MQRGSLLLIDDDRQVLESMADWLRGQGYKVDTAADRAPAIQLLDRKNFDVVLCDVRLREGDGLEILRYCRDKMPHTTVILLSGYGTVETAMEAIRGGAFDFLSKPLIDQELEMSLQRAFSQRKVLAENQALKKQLDLRYGLENIVGHDNRMQRIFDMIESVADTKATILITGESGTGKSLIARAIHRHSARRNKAFVEVACGALPETLLESELFGHVAGAFTGANTDKPGKFTHADGGTIFLDEIGTAPASMQVKLLRVLQEFEFEPVGSNKTQRVDTRVILATNENLQTAVAAGRFRQDLYYRVNVINIELPPLRERIGDLPLLADYFFKKLCEETGKKMRGLHEETLALLARHSWPGNVRELQNVIERAVLLGKGEWIVPADLPQQLLHSPAITAAAQALPGLSASGHSLKSSLQGPERQIILDMLELNNWNRNLTAEQLGINRTTLYKKMKKLGLDESKLTE; from the coding sequence ATGCAGCGCGGTTCCCTGTTACTTATTGACGATGATCGGCAGGTCCTGGAGTCCATGGCTGATTGGCTGCGCGGCCAGGGCTACAAGGTTGACACCGCGGCGGACCGCGCGCCGGCCATCCAACTGCTGGACCGAAAGAATTTTGACGTCGTGCTGTGCGATGTCCGTTTGCGCGAAGGGGATGGCCTGGAAATTTTGCGGTATTGCCGCGATAAAATGCCGCATACCACGGTGATTCTGCTTAGCGGGTACGGGACGGTGGAAACCGCGATGGAAGCGATTCGCGGCGGGGCGTTTGACTTTTTGTCCAAACCCCTGATCGATCAAGAGTTGGAAATGTCGCTGCAGCGGGCGTTTTCCCAGCGCAAGGTGCTAGCCGAAAACCAAGCGCTCAAAAAGCAATTGGATCTGCGGTATGGTTTGGAAAATATCGTGGGCCACGATAACCGCATGCAGCGGATCTTTGACATGATTGAGAGCGTGGCCGACACCAAAGCCACGATATTAATCACCGGCGAAAGCGGCACCGGCAAATCATTGATCGCCCGCGCCATCCATCGCCACAGCGCTCGCCGCAACAAAGCCTTTGTCGAGGTGGCCTGCGGCGCCCTGCCCGAAACCCTCTTGGAAAGCGAGCTGTTTGGCCATGTCGCCGGCGCGTTTACCGGCGCAAACACCGATAAACCCGGAAAATTCACCCATGCCGACGGCGGGACGATTTTTTTGGACGAGATCGGCACCGCCCCCGCCAGCATGCAGGTCAAACTGCTGCGGGTCTTGCAGGAATTTGAATTTGAGCCGGTGGGCAGCAATAAAACCCAGCGCGTGGACACCCGCGTGATCCTGGCCACCAACGAAAACCTGCAAACCGCCGTCGCGGCGGGACGTTTTCGCCAGGATCTGTACTACCGCGTTAATGTAATCAATATCGAGCTTCCCCCGCTACGCGAACGGATCGGCGATTTGCCGCTCTTGGCGGATTACTTTTTTAAGAAACTTTGCGAAGAGACCGGCAAAAAAATGCGCGGCCTGCACGAGGAAACTCTGGCGCTGCTAGCCCGCCATAGCTGGCCGGGCAATGTCCGCGAATTGCAAAATGTCATCGAACGAGCAGTGCTCTTAGGCAAGGGAGAATGGATCGTGCCGGCTGACTTGCCCCAGCAACTGCTGCACTCACCCGCCATTACCGCCGCGGCGCAGGCACTTCCCGGTTTGTCCGCCAGCGGTCATTCCCTCAAGTCTTCCCTCCAAGGACCAGAACGACAAATCATTTTGGACATGCTGGAACTCAATAACTGGAATCGCAATTTGACCGCCGAGCAATTGGGGATCAATCGCACCACACTCTATAAAAAAATGAAAAAGCTGGGCCTGGATGAAAGCAAATTGACGGAGTAA